The DNA segment AGCTTTCCTTCAATCGCGGCCTCAATCTCGCCCCTGTCCTCTCTTAATTCGGGAGGTATGAACGGGAGTCCGAGCGTCTTGTACATCTCCTTTTCCGTCTCTCCGGCGATCCTCTTCTCGTCCCTGTATAGTCCGTACTCGTTCAGCTTTAGGCCTTTTTTCACGGCGAGCGTCCTCAGCTTCACGTTGTGAGACTTCGACCCCGTGAAGTACATTAGGGCTGCGCCGTAAGATTCGGGCCCTACCACGCGGAGGTCGGCCTGCATCCCTCCCTTGAGTATCACGCTCCCCTTCGTTCCGCCCGATGCGAGCACGTCCTTGACGGACTTCATTCCCGTGAAAGCGTCCACTACAGGCTCCGTCTTGTCCGCGATAGTGAGTATGTCCATGTCGCCGATCGTCTCCCGCATGCGTCTCAACGAGCCCGCGATTATCGTCCCCTCCGTGCCCGGTATTTTCGCGATCTCTCTCACGACCTCTTCAGCGAGAGGCATGGCTGCCCCGAGGAGAGTCCTCTCCTTGCTTTCCTTGAATATCTCGACCCCTCTTTTGATGTCGTCTATTTTCTTCTTCCCCATCCCCTTGAACTTGAGTATCTCTTCCCCTCCGAGCGCCTTCTCGAGGCCGGCGAGGTTCCTGACGTTGAGCTCCTTGAAGAGGAGGGCGAGCGTCTTGGGCCCAAGCCCTTGAATATGGAGCAGGTCTACCAAGTCGAGCGGCACCTTCTCCCTGAGCTTGTCATACTCCTTGATCTTCCCCGTCTTGATATACGCGTTTATCTTCTCGGCGAGGTCCTTTCCCACCCCCGGTATCTCCGTGAGCTCATCGCGGGCGGCTATTTCCTCAATGTCCTCTCCGAGCTCGAGTATGTTCTCGGCGGCGTTCCTGTAAGCCCTTACCTTGAACGGGTTCTCGCCGAGCACGTTGAGCATATCGGACATGTGCCCGAATATTTCCGCTATTTCCGTATTCTTGCTCATGACAATTCAATTATACATTGGAGAGGATTATGAATAATAACATTTTCACGCGCTCGTTTTTAGCGCGGATTAATAGCCGGCCTGCCCTGATCGGGTAGTATAAACGGTTGATTATAACCGGCTCCGGAAGGTGATCACGGGGCACGGTATGTTGAATTAGACACGGTCGTTATGGATATCGATGACCTCCTCGGTAAGAAGCTCATTGTTGTCACGGGTAAGGGCGGCGTCGGGAAGACGGCTGTCTCCCTCTCGCTTTCCTATCTGAATGCCAGGCACAAGAGACGCCCGCTCTACGTAACACTGAAAAAGGTCGATCGTGGCTCCTATTTCTTCGGCCTTGACGGCGGCTTAGATAGCGTCGAAAGGCCCATAGATAAGGGGATAAACGCGGTGTATATCGACCCCAACGCGGCCCTCAGCGAGTACATACGCGAGAATTTCGTGAGGCTCTATCCTGTCTATTCGGCGATACTCAAATCCAGGACACTACAGACGTTCTTCGAAGCTGCCCCCGGACTGAAGGAGCTCATAACGATAGGAAAGGTCTGGCACCTGGGGACGAGGGGCGGGCGGCACAAAGCCCCCGCACAAGGATACGACCAGGTGATATTCGACGCCCCTTCGACGGGACATGCGATCCCTGTCCTCGACCTGCCGACGAAAGTCCTCCAGATGGTAAGGGGCGGCGCATTCAGGAGCCACATAGAATGGGTGGAGGGGTTTCTCAAGGACCCGGAGAAAACTGCGGTCGTCGTCGTTTCCGCGCCCGAGGAAATGGTCGTAGGAGAGACTCTAGAGCTTATAGATGCAGTCAGGTCCATAGGCATATCCGTCCTCTTTACGGCGGTCAATAAGGTCTACGAAAACCCGTTCACGAAAAGCGAAGAGGAAACTATTCTCGGACTCTTCGGCTCGGACGAGTTCCCAAATGCGGAGCGAATTCTGAATATTGCGAAAAAACACATCGAGAGGGCGAATACGTCGGACAGGCACATAAAAAAACTTAGTGCCGGTTTAAAGGACGGCGTCCTCGTGGTGCCCAAGATTTTTAAAAAAGACCTGACGCCGGCTGATTTGAAACACATGGCTTCGAGTCTCGAGGCGCAGACGGGCGGTGGCAACCGATGAATCTCGGCCGTATTGTGGAAGAAAAACGGATAGTCATCTGCATCGGATCGGGAGGTGCCGGCAAGACCACGATCTCTTCGGCGGTCGCGCTAGAGGCGGCATCGATGGGGAAGAGGACGCTCGCCCTGACCGTAGATCCATCCAGGAGGCTCGCGCAGTCCCTCGGCTTGTCGCCGGGAGCCATGACCGGGAAGGTCTCTGCAAGACGCATGAAAGAAGCGGGGTATAACGGGAAGGGTGAGCTTACTGTCAGGCTCCTCGATGTGAAAAAGACTTTCGACGAGCTGATTATCAAGGTCTCCGGGTCCGAGGACGCCGCATCCAGGATACTCGCGAATAATTATTACAGGAGTGTCGCAGATTCGATCGCAGGCGCGCACGAGTTCATGGCCATGGAAGCCCTCTACTCGTCGTACTCGGAAGGGAGCTACGACCTGATTGTCGTGGATACGCCTCCCTCCGAGCACCTGTCCGATCTCCTCACGGCTCCCCTCAGGTTAAGCGCCATTCTGGATTCCCAGGGGTTCAGGTCTTTTTTCCTGATGGACAGGATGAGCTTCGGCCTCACGAGGATGGTCACGTCGCTATCGCTCAGGTTCATACAGAGGGTAGTCGGGATCGAGGTCATCCACGATATGTGGGAGTTCTTTTCCGAATTCGAATCGGTGAGCGAGGGGATAAAGACGAGGGCGGAGAAGACTTACGGCCTATTGAAATCCCCTTCCGCGTCTTTCCTTATAGTCACTAACCTGAGCGAGGCTTCGATGGAGAACACGCTCGGGTGGGAGAAGGATCTGAGCTCCGGGGATTACCCGGTCGGGGCTGTAATCGTAAACAGGACAAGCCCGGACCTCGACCTCCCTGCTGTTAAGGATATCAAAGGCCTAGAAGTCGTCGCCTCAGACGGGCTCCGGGAGAAGCTCGTCCGTCTCTACAAAGAGCACGGGAACGAAGCGGACGCCGAGAAAAAGGCGCTGAAAAAGCTCGGGTCAAAATTCCCGTGCATACCGGTGCCGGAGATAGATTCAGAGGTTATAGGTTTGAGAGAAATCCGGAGACTCGGGGAGTACCTGTTCGGCTAGGCACTGCTTATTCGAGCGATGCGGTCTGGACTTCCGAGGAGAACTTTACTATCCCGCTGAATATCCCGTCCGCCATCTCGTCGATGTAGTCGTCCGACTTGAGCCTCTGCTCGTCCCTCGGGTTCGTGATGAAAGCTGTTTCGACAAGTATGCTCGGGATGTCGGCCCCTATGAGGACGACGAATGGCGCCCTTTTTACGCCCTTGTTTTTGACAGGTTGGTATTTCCCCGACATGTTGCTCACTACGGAATTCTGGACGTGGCCCGCCAGGCGCTGTGATTCCTCGATCTTCGCGCTCAGGAGATACTGCTTTAAGACCTTCGACATCTCGCCGCGCGATATGCTGGTGGTCGCGTTCTCACGTGCCGCCACGGCGAGAGACCGCTGGTCTTTAGTAAGGCTCAGGAAGTAGGTCTCAGTCCCGTACGCCTGCTTGTCCCTGGCGGCGTTACAGTGTATGGAGATGAAAAGGTCGGCCCCCTGCTTCTTGGCGATGCCCGTCCTTTCCTCAAGCGGTATGAACCGGTCGTCGCTCCTCGTGA comes from the Thermodesulfobacteriota bacterium genome and includes:
- the polX gene encoding DNA polymerase/3'-5' exonuclease PolX; translated protein: MSKNTEIAEIFGHMSDMLNVLGENPFKVRAYRNAAENILELGEDIEEIAARDELTEIPGVGKDLAEKINAYIKTGKIKEYDKLREKVPLDLVDLLHIQGLGPKTLALLFKELNVRNLAGLEKALGGEEILKFKGMGKKKIDDIKRGVEIFKESKERTLLGAAMPLAEEVVREIAKIPGTEGTIIAGSLRRMRETIGDMDILTIADKTEPVVDAFTGMKSVKDVLASGGTKGSVILKGGMQADLRVVGPESYGAALMYFTGSKSHNVKLRTLAVKKGLKLNEYGLYRDEKRIAGETEKEMYKTLGLPFIPPELREDRGEIEAAIEGKLPDLIELGDIRGDLHTHTKWSDGKATIEEMAESALELGYEYIAITDHSPSQTIANGLSIDRLRAKQKELESVARRFRNIKILMGTEVDIKSDGTLDYPDSVLKELDVVIASVHSGFKMERETMTNRIIRAVKNPYVHAIGHPTGRLIGERDPYDVDIDKVIEAALEYGKALEVNGSYWRLDMNDLHAKKAIDAGVKVIISTDAHSTDQLKFMRYGVGTARRGWVEKKDVLNALSYKELMERLRKMRK
- a CDS encoding ArsA-related P-loop ATPase encodes the protein MDIDDLLGKKLIVVTGKGGVGKTAVSLSLSYLNARHKRRPLYVTLKKVDRGSYFFGLDGGLDSVERPIDKGINAVYIDPNAALSEYIRENFVRLYPVYSAILKSRTLQTFFEAAPGLKELITIGKVWHLGTRGGRHKAPAQGYDQVIFDAPSTGHAIPVLDLPTKVLQMVRGGAFRSHIEWVEGFLKDPEKTAVVVVSAPEEMVVGETLELIDAVRSIGISVLFTAVNKVYENPFTKSEEETILGLFGSDEFPNAERILNIAKKHIERANTSDRHIKKLSAGLKDGVLVVPKIFKKDLTPADLKHMASSLEAQTGGGNR
- a CDS encoding ArsA-related P-loop ATPase; this encodes MNLGRIVEEKRIVICIGSGGAGKTTISSAVALEAASMGKRTLALTVDPSRRLAQSLGLSPGAMTGKVSARRMKEAGYNGKGELTVRLLDVKKTFDELIIKVSGSEDAASRILANNYYRSVADSIAGAHEFMAMEALYSSYSEGSYDLIVVDTPPSEHLSDLLTAPLRLSAILDSQGFRSFFLMDRMSFGLTRMVTSLSLRFIQRVVGIEVIHDMWEFFSEFESVSEGIKTRAEKTYGLLKSPSASFLIVTNLSEASMENTLGWEKDLSSGDYPVGAVIVNRTSPDLDLPAVKDIKGLEVVASDGLREKLVRLYKEHGNEADAEKKALKKLGSKFPCIPVPEIDSEVIGLREIRRLGEYLFG